Proteins encoded together in one Osmerus eperlanus chromosome 20, fOsmEpe2.1, whole genome shotgun sequence window:
- the hivep3a gene encoding transcription factor HIVEP3 isoform X1, with product MEALHSHLTTGEQSGGHKPPQPGSPQPRSPSPKNPPQSPQSKQQPHDTSQQHKKPKRQPPERKRLRHQRQSVDSDTGVESKRPEPASQRAGRVSSGPPGPSPSTPSRSTQTWPTEDSKEGILKQKRERKPQRPGKYVCSYCGRACAKPSVLQKHIRSHTGERPYPCGPCGFSFKTKSNLYKHRKSHTHRVKAGLATAEPRALEEPATESEDESRQLSSAASMDRQGSVCTTKNIDSERSKEPPRGMDDSFAVKKRLAMRLSRGKRGPLGSSDEKSSSLILASRGSTESGYFSRSESTEQSQDSPPNTSAKSYAEIILGKYGRLGHLQRMSRHHNQQPSGQEENNIPFTVPKKQVIDHITKLITINEAVVDTSKIDSVKPRRFSLSRRSSSESPKASSLKEPTLNSPKAAEPGFQSSGSITMGVPCNKFHHQSLNVNSLAGQTSTAPLLRSQSMPSAASSTDASRTGPRSFRLSQSFDEQKASETQLSRRYGILKRQPAIELPIGAELPKEELPVSQPHYHHHMSAVPDHKQCQLQPYECESCGTGCKDWEGYKTHKQSLCLAQRTLEGEIAICQSDRLNLTHHLTRPGALTIRKRRKEESFELDDPSSSPVATSLPVFPSSVPGRDESSACYETPGRTAWPQVEKSGRSSGKGFSVIQHTSSFEKQETLCADSKAHDEVQARFPPDEEPQKQSQQTPSKPAPRKLVRQHNVQVPEILVTEDSNTASVSVSLPVPASIPKQTERTDEFQWPQRSPTLAQLPIEKLPPKKKRLRLAEAAQSSGESSFDSTSLPRSPSQDSSASYASSRSASFEESNRLDMEAAGTTTPLRRSRAPHTLPVPGLHPHREMRRSASEQAPHDPPHSVLMAETRSKSFDYSCLSPERSAAGWRERRKCLLMRHTVVRDPEEEEQPSKCGALKLNPSHSSPSPDPTSSSALSRASPGPLSRSPASSLLTDVMSCNSTPLSQSVQSTRSLDVLPSQNPAHEPLPLAKLIQSGQCSSISIHPFPPQSAQFPTGAARAHYLPMSTGLQLKIPSHDHVEPELMPPSQMASRQPNITPNSDMLRPPVSQAVAVRLHADTLSPARCIYTTMSQAMCPRSQEPMCSALNIGTSEYKLPVAMSLDSQIGSMEGFRTSGSGGNKRMLSPSSSIELSPESQQQQKRVKEQEKEKEEERFGDETETSREEKESHPSPASQSGTSFPSLQSSTSFSWCYLNYIKPNPSTLDEQQPSVYSSWSTSEFDPNPPGLSSKTAMSLLQCKQSSSPSIYTMSAMSSSTIETPQPSDTTKPCSSEVHDTVTACHHSQARTKDDQRSAEDRGNILKEEEAGEPQSSNQDGEPSRIWVCEGGYRSNEEYVYVWGRGRGRYVCEECGIRCRKPSMLHKHIRLHTDARPYVCKHCNFAFKTKGNLTKHMKSKAHGKKSHERPIAGCSLDDTEADEGISEDCPGWPETQEDHQYSDLEETDEEEDEDEDDDDNEDDEEPWYRPNPHSASTHKLTSLPDPPAELESSQSSESKGPERGYPAPTTSTKRALLSHHHAEPPPGTASSGAHIPSPGTPSPGQRQSPARTLSQKSDLSAQHSPSLGVQLSPALRHGSPPSSLSPSSCHVSPSQGRQPSPIRAQSPGGSPPGSPAPCLAGSSVLHRPSPPRDSPSDAPMDRAGCFTPMTRLQRTQSVQGSRPPHLLPRPGLPQGVQGVLSHLPLHSQQLARTPSLMIPIGGIHMVQPRTSPLYSLVRSPVTAPAPYGPGGEHGAWTAGLRKNLLGRLPLLERQDTLREAGPSSHTSHQNHRVREVRDRKCTSRVCLGTRAAGSPGEESEPCCSAQGDSSHSHAQGVTHTHALDGSLFPETSQGQSSPPSCQTKL from the exons ATGGAGGCCTTGCATAGCCACTTGACGACTGGGGAGCAGTCCGGAGGTCACAAACCCCCTCAGCCCGGTTCTCCTCAGCCCAGATCTCCCTCCCCGAAAAATCCGCCACAATCACCTCAGTCTAAACAGCAGCCCCATGACACGTCCCAGCAGCACAAGAAGCCTAAAAGGCAGCCTCCGGAGCGCAAACGTCTCAGGCACCAGAGGCAGAGCGTCGACTCGGATACAGGAGTGGAGAGTAAACGTCCGGAGCCGGCTTCACAGAGAGCGGGCCGGGTATCGTCGGGACCTCCGGGTCCCTCACCGTCGACTCCTAGCCGGTCCACACAGACCTGGCCCACGGAGGATAGCAAGGAAGGCATCCTTAAGCAGAAACGAGAGCGTAAGCCTCAAAGGCCAGGGAAATATGTGTGCTCCTATTGCGGACGTGCCTGTGCTAAGCCCAGTGTCCTCCAAAAACACATCCGctcccacacaggagagaggcccTACCCCTGCGGTCCCTGCGGCTTCTCCTTCAAGACCAAGAGTAACCTTTACAAGCACCGAAAATCTCACACCCACAGGGTGAAGGCTGGGCTCGCCACTGCTGAGCCGAGGGCCTTAGAAGAGCCGGCTACAGAGTCGGAGGATGAGTCCAGACAGCTTTCGTCTGCTGCAAGTATGGACAGACAAGGGAGTGTGTGTACGACCAAAAACATTGACTCAGAGAGGTCTAAAGAGCCTCCTAGAGGCATGGATGACTCCTTTGCCGTCAAAAAACGGTTGGCCATGCGTCTGAGCCGCGGAAAACGTGGACCTCTCGGCTCGTCCGATGAGAAGAGCTCCTCGCTGATCCTAGCGAGTAGGGGCAGCACAGAATCGGGCTATTTCTCCCGCTCCGAGAGTACTGAGCAATCCCAAGATAGCCCTCCCAACACAAGTGCCAAAAGCTATGCAGAAATCATCCTGGGGAAGTATGGGCGCCTGGGGCACCTTCAGAGGATGTCTCGTCATCACAACCAGCAGCCATCAGGTCAAGAGGAGAACAACATCCCGTTCACAGTGCCCAAGAAGCAGGTCATAGACCACATCACCAAGCTCATCACCATCAACGAGGCCGTGGTGGACACGAGTAAGATCGACAGCGTGAAGCCTAGgaggttctctctctccaggagaaGTAGCTCAGAATCTCCGAAAGCGTCATCTCTTAAGGAACCCACTCTGAACAGCCCTAAAGCTGCAGAGCCCGGCTTCCAAAGCAGTGGCTCCATCACTATGGGTGTTCCATGTAATAAGTTTCATCACCAATCTTTAAACGTGAACTCTTTGGCTGGCCAAACATCCACCGCCCCTCTTCTGAGAAGTCAATCCATGCCGTCTGCTGCTAGCTCAACTGATGCCTCAAGAACCGGCCCACGTAGCTTTCGCCTTAGCCAGTCATTTGATGAACAGAAAGCTTCAGAAACACAGTTGTCTCGCCGCTACGGCATCCTAAAACGGCAGCCAGCTATCGAACTACCCATTGGTGCTGAATTACCAAAAGAGGAACTTCCGGTTTCTCAACCCCACTACCATCATCACATGTCCGCAGTGCCTGACCACAAGCAATGTCAGCTACAGCCATACGAGTGTGAGTCCTGTGGCACCGGATGCAAGGACTGGGAGGGttacaagacacacaaacagagcctCTGCTTGGCACAACGGACCCTCGAAGGCGAAATAGCAATATGTCAGTCGGATCGTCTCAATCTGACACACCATCTCACGAGGCCTGGCGCTTTAACCATCcgcaagagaaggaaagaagagaGCTTCGAGTTGGacgatccctcctcctcccccgttgCGACGTCCTTACCCGTCTTCCCCTCGTCCGTGCCCGGCAGAGACGAGAGCAGCGCGTGCTACGAGACGCCCGGTCGGACCGCATGGCCACAGgtggaaaaaagtgggaggagttcgggGAAAGGCTTCTCTGTGATCCAACACACCAGTTCATTTGAGAAGCAGGAGACGCTCTGTGCGGATAGCAAAGCCCACGACGAGGTGCAGGCCCGCTTTCCACCTGACGAGGAGCCTCAGAAACAATCCCAGCAGACGCCATCCAAACCAGCACCCCGGAAGCTGGTTCGCCAACACAACGTCCAGGTCCCAGAGATACTCGTCACAGAGGACTCGAACACAGCCAGCGTGTCTGTGTCATTACCAGTGCCGGCGTCCATACCCAAACAGACAGAGCGGACAGACGAGTTTCAGTGGCCACAGAGGAGCCCCACCCTGGCCCAGCTCCCAATCGAAAAGCTGCCGCCCAAGAAGAAGCGCCTCCGCCTTGCAGAGGCAGCCCAGTCATCGGGGGAGTCCAGCTTCgactccacatccctcccccgCAGCCCGAGTCAGGACAGCAGCGCCTCGTACGCATCGAGTCGCTCTGCTTCCTTTGAAGAGTCCAACAGGCTAGACATGGAGGCAGCAGGGACGACAACACCGTTGAGGAGATCGAGGGCCCCTCACACGCTGCCCGTCCCTGGACTCCACCCGCACCGGGAGATGAGACGCTCAGCCTCAGAACAGGCTCCCCACGACCCGCCGCATAGCGTCCTCATGGCGGAAACTCGCAGCAAATCGTTTGACTACAGCTGCCTGTCACCAGAGCGCTCTGCGgccggctggagggagaggcgcAAGTGTCTCCTGATGAGACACACGGTAGTCAGagacccagaggaggaggagcagccctCCAAATGTGGTGCCCTGAAGTTGAACCCTTCCCACTCCAGTCCCAGCCCTGACCCGACCTCTTCCAGCGCCTTGTCCAGAGCCTCCCCAGGTCCTCTCAGTCGCTCCCCTGCTTCTTCCCTGTTAACTGATGTCATGTCATGCAATTCAACACCCCTCAGTCAAAGTGTACAGTCAACCAGAAGTTTAGATGTCCTACCTTCTCAGAACCCAGCCCATGAACCCCTCCCATTGGCGAAACTCATCCAATCAGGACAGTGTTCTAGCATCTCCAttcaccccttccctccccagtcTGCCCAATTCCCAACAGGGGCAGCCAGGGCTCATTACCTCCCCATGTCTACAGGACTACAACTGAAAATCCCCTCACATGATCATGTAGAACCTGAGCTAATGCCCCCCTCGCAAATGGCATCACGTCAACCTAATATCACCCCAAACTCAGACATGCTGAGGCCCCCCGTGTCACAGGCGGTAGCAGTCCGTCTCCATGCAGacaccctctccccagcccgttGCATATACACCACCATGTCCCAGGCCATGTGCCCCAGGTCCCAGGAGCCTATGTGCTCGGCACTGAACATTGGTACCAGTGAATATAAACTCCCCGTGGCCATGTCTTTAGACAGCCAGATAGGGTCCATGGAGGGCTTCAGAACGTCAGGTTCAGGGGGAAACAAGAGGATGCTATCCCCTTCTAGCAGTATAGAGCTCAGCCCAGAATCCCAACAGCAGCAGAAAAGAGTCAAGGAGCAGgaaaaggaaaaggaggaggaaaggttCGGTGATGAAACAGAAACAtccagagaggaaaaggagagtcATCCTTCTCCAGCAAGCCAGAGTGGAACTTCATTCCCAAGTCTCCAGTCTAGCACCTCATTCAGCTGGTGCTACCTGAACTACATAAagcccaacccctccaccctggatGAACAACAGCCTTCGGTGTATTCCTCGTGGTCCACCAGCGAGTTCGACCCCAACCCGCCGGGCCTGTCCAGTAAGACGGCCATGTCCCTGCTGCAGTGCAAGCAAAGCTCCAGCCCCTCCATCTACACCATGTCTGCCATGTCCTCCAGCACCATCGAGACTCCACAGCCTTCTGACACCACGAAGCCGTGCTCTTCTGAG GTCCACGACACTGTCACAGCGTGTCATCACAGCCAGGCTCGGACCAAGGATGATCAACGGTCAGCAGAAGACCGGGGGAACATTTTgaaagaagaggaggcaggggagcccCAGTCATCCAACCAAGATGGTGAACCGTCACGGATCTGGGTCTGTGAAGGAGG CTACCGGTCGAATGAGGAGTATGTGTACGTGTGGggaagaggcagggggaggtatgtgtgtgaggagtgcggCATCCGCTGCCGGAAACCCAGCATGCTGCACAAGCACATCCGCCTGCACACCGACGCTCGCCCGTATGTCTGCAAACACTGCAACTTCGCCTTTAAAACCAAAG GAAACCTCACTAAACACATGAAGTCCAAGGCCCACGGTAAGAAGTCTCATGAGCGGCCAATTGCTGGTTGTTCCCTGGACGACACAGAGGCTGATGAAG GGATCAGTGAAGACTGTCCGGGCTGGCCAGAGACACAGGAAGACCATCAGTACTCAGACCTGGAGGAAACTGACGAGGAagaagatgaggatgaggatgatgatgataatgaagaTGATGAAGAACCATGGTACAGGCCCAACCCCCACAGCGCCTCCACACACAAGCTGACCAGCCTACCAGACCCGCCCGCAGAGCTTGAGTCCAGCCAGTCCTCTGAATCCAAGGGGCCAGAGAGAGGCTACCCTGCTCCTACTACCAGCACGAAGAGAGCCCTACTCTCACATCACCATGCTGAGCCCCCTCCAGGGACAGCCTCCTCAGGGGCCCACATCCCATCACCAGGCACTCCATCCCCAGGCCAACGCCAGTCCCCTGCTCGCACCCTCTCCCAAAAAAGCGACCTGTCCGCTCAACACAGCCCCTCCCTCGGGGTTCAGCTGTCCCCTGCCCTCCGACACGGGTCCCCTCCCtcgtccctgtccccctccagtTGTCATGTCTCCCCCTCCCAAGGGAGACAGCCGTCCCCCATCAGAGCTCAGTCCCCTGGTGGCAGCCCCCCAggctcccctgccccctgcctggcAGGCTCCTCAGTTCTCCACAGGCCCAGCCCGCCCAGAGACTCCCCTTCAGATGCCCCTATGGACCGAGCTGGCTGCTTCACACCCATGACAAGGCTG CAGAGGACTCAGTCGGTCCAGGGATCtcgtcccccccacctcctccccaggccGGGCCTGCCACAAGGGGTCCAGGGGGTCCTTAGCCATCTGCCCCTCCACTCCCAGCAGCTTGCTAGAACACCCAGCCTCATGATTCCTATCGGGGGGATCCACATGGTCCAGCCCAGGACCAGCCCACTCTACAGCCTGGTGAGGAGTCCCGTGACGGCCCCAGCTCCATATGGCCCTGGAGGGGAGCACGGAGCCTGGACAGCTGGCCTGAGGAAGAACCTACTGGGTAGGTTACCTTTACTGGAACGTCAGGACACCCTGAGAGAGGCCGGGCCGAGTTCGCACACCAGCCACCAGAACCACAGGGTACGGGAGGTCAGAGATAGGAAGTGCACATCTCGGGTGTGTCTCGGCACGCGAGCAGCGGGCAGccctggagaggagagcgagccCTGTTGTTCTGCGCAGGGTGACAGCTCACACTCACACGCCCagggagtgacacacacacacgctctggacGGCTCTCTTTTTCCAGAGACATCTCAAGGCCagagctctcctccctcctgccagactaaactctga
- the hivep3a gene encoding transcription factor HIVEP3 isoform X2, with protein MEALHSHLTTGEQSGGHKPPQPGSPQPRSPSPKNPPQSPQSKQQPHDTSQQHKKPKRQPPERKRLRHQRQSVDSDTGVESKRPEPASQRAGRVSSGPPGPSPSTPSRSTQTWPTEDSKEGILKQKRERKPQRPGKYVCSYCGRACAKPSVLQKHIRSHTGERPYPCGPCGFSFKTKSNLYKHRKSHTHRVKAGLATAEPRALEEPATESEDESRQLSSAASMDRQGSVCTTKNIDSERSKEPPRGMDDSFAVKKRLAMRLSRGKRGPLGSSDEKSSSLILASRGSTESGYFSRSESTEQSQDSPPNTSAKSYAEIILGKYGRLGHLQRMSRHHNQQPSGQEENNIPFTVPKKQVIDHITKLITINEAVVDTSKIDSVKPRRFSLSRRSSSESPKASSLKEPTLNSPKAAEPGFQSSGSITMGVPCNKFHHQSLNVNSLAGQTSTAPLLRSQSMPSAASSTDASRTGPRSFRLSQSFDEQKASETQLSRRYGILKRQPAIELPIGAELPKEELPVSQPHYHHHMSAVPDHKQCQLQPYECESCGTGCKDWEGYKTHKQSLCLAQRTLEGEIAICQSDRLNLTHHLTRPGALTIRKRRKEESFELDDPSSSPVATSLPVFPSSVPGRDESSACYETPGRTAWPQVEKSGRSSGKGFSVIQHTSSFEKQETLCADSKAHDEVQARFPPDEEPQKQSQQTPSKPAPRKLVRQHNVQVPEILVTEDSNTASVSVSLPVPASIPKQTERTDEFQWPQRSPTLAQLPIEKLPPKKKRLRLAEAAQSSGESSFDSTSLPRSPSQDSSASYASSRSASFEESNRLDMEAAGTTTPLRRSRAPHTLPVPGLHPHREMRRSASEQAPHDPPHSVLMAETRSKSFDYSCLSPERSAAGWRERRKCLLMRHTVVRDPEEEEQPSKCGALKLNPSHSSPSPDPTSSSALSRASPGPLSRSPASSLLTDVMSCNSTPLSQSVQSTRSLDVLPSQNPAHEPLPLAKLIQSGQCSSISIHPFPPQSAQFPTGAARAHYLPMSTGLQLKIPSHDHVEPELMPPSQMASRQPNITPNSDMLRPPVSQAVAVRLHADTLSPARCIYTTMSQAMCPRSQEPMCSALNIGTSEYKLPVAMSLDSQIGSMEGFRTSGSGGNKRMLSPSSSIELSPESQQQQKRVKEQEKEKEEERFGDETETSREEKESHPSPASQSGTSFPSLQSSTSFSWCYLNYIKPNPSTLDEQQPSVYSSWSTSEFDPNPPGLSSKTAMSLLQCKQSSSPSIYTMSAMSSSTIETPQPSDTTKPCSSEVHDTVTACHHSQARTKDDQRSAEDRGNILKEEEAGEPQSSNQDGEPSRIWVCEGGYRSNEEYVYVWGRGRGRYVCEECGIRCRKPSMLHKHIRLHTDARPYVCKHCNFAFKTKGNLTKHMKSKAHGKKSHERPIAGCSLDDTEADEGISEDCPGWPETQEDHQYSDLEETDEEEDEDEDDDDNEDDEEPWYRPNPHSASTHKLTSLPDPPAELESSQSSESKGPERGYPAPTTSTKRALLSHHHAEPPPGTASSGAHIPSPGTPSPGQRQSPARTLSQKSDLSAQHSPSLGVQLSPALRHGSPPSSLSPSSCHVSPSQGRQPSPIRAQSPGGSPPGSPAPCLAGSSVLHRPSPPRDSPSDAPMDRAGCFTPMTRLRTQSVQGSRPPHLLPRPGLPQGVQGVLSHLPLHSQQLARTPSLMIPIGGIHMVQPRTSPLYSLVRSPVTAPAPYGPGGEHGAWTAGLRKNLLGRLPLLERQDTLREAGPSSHTSHQNHRVREVRDRKCTSRVCLGTRAAGSPGEESEPCCSAQGDSSHSHAQGVTHTHALDGSLFPETSQGQSSPPSCQTKL; from the exons ATGGAGGCCTTGCATAGCCACTTGACGACTGGGGAGCAGTCCGGAGGTCACAAACCCCCTCAGCCCGGTTCTCCTCAGCCCAGATCTCCCTCCCCGAAAAATCCGCCACAATCACCTCAGTCTAAACAGCAGCCCCATGACACGTCCCAGCAGCACAAGAAGCCTAAAAGGCAGCCTCCGGAGCGCAAACGTCTCAGGCACCAGAGGCAGAGCGTCGACTCGGATACAGGAGTGGAGAGTAAACGTCCGGAGCCGGCTTCACAGAGAGCGGGCCGGGTATCGTCGGGACCTCCGGGTCCCTCACCGTCGACTCCTAGCCGGTCCACACAGACCTGGCCCACGGAGGATAGCAAGGAAGGCATCCTTAAGCAGAAACGAGAGCGTAAGCCTCAAAGGCCAGGGAAATATGTGTGCTCCTATTGCGGACGTGCCTGTGCTAAGCCCAGTGTCCTCCAAAAACACATCCGctcccacacaggagagaggcccTACCCCTGCGGTCCCTGCGGCTTCTCCTTCAAGACCAAGAGTAACCTTTACAAGCACCGAAAATCTCACACCCACAGGGTGAAGGCTGGGCTCGCCACTGCTGAGCCGAGGGCCTTAGAAGAGCCGGCTACAGAGTCGGAGGATGAGTCCAGACAGCTTTCGTCTGCTGCAAGTATGGACAGACAAGGGAGTGTGTGTACGACCAAAAACATTGACTCAGAGAGGTCTAAAGAGCCTCCTAGAGGCATGGATGACTCCTTTGCCGTCAAAAAACGGTTGGCCATGCGTCTGAGCCGCGGAAAACGTGGACCTCTCGGCTCGTCCGATGAGAAGAGCTCCTCGCTGATCCTAGCGAGTAGGGGCAGCACAGAATCGGGCTATTTCTCCCGCTCCGAGAGTACTGAGCAATCCCAAGATAGCCCTCCCAACACAAGTGCCAAAAGCTATGCAGAAATCATCCTGGGGAAGTATGGGCGCCTGGGGCACCTTCAGAGGATGTCTCGTCATCACAACCAGCAGCCATCAGGTCAAGAGGAGAACAACATCCCGTTCACAGTGCCCAAGAAGCAGGTCATAGACCACATCACCAAGCTCATCACCATCAACGAGGCCGTGGTGGACACGAGTAAGATCGACAGCGTGAAGCCTAGgaggttctctctctccaggagaaGTAGCTCAGAATCTCCGAAAGCGTCATCTCTTAAGGAACCCACTCTGAACAGCCCTAAAGCTGCAGAGCCCGGCTTCCAAAGCAGTGGCTCCATCACTATGGGTGTTCCATGTAATAAGTTTCATCACCAATCTTTAAACGTGAACTCTTTGGCTGGCCAAACATCCACCGCCCCTCTTCTGAGAAGTCAATCCATGCCGTCTGCTGCTAGCTCAACTGATGCCTCAAGAACCGGCCCACGTAGCTTTCGCCTTAGCCAGTCATTTGATGAACAGAAAGCTTCAGAAACACAGTTGTCTCGCCGCTACGGCATCCTAAAACGGCAGCCAGCTATCGAACTACCCATTGGTGCTGAATTACCAAAAGAGGAACTTCCGGTTTCTCAACCCCACTACCATCATCACATGTCCGCAGTGCCTGACCACAAGCAATGTCAGCTACAGCCATACGAGTGTGAGTCCTGTGGCACCGGATGCAAGGACTGGGAGGGttacaagacacacaaacagagcctCTGCTTGGCACAACGGACCCTCGAAGGCGAAATAGCAATATGTCAGTCGGATCGTCTCAATCTGACACACCATCTCACGAGGCCTGGCGCTTTAACCATCcgcaagagaaggaaagaagagaGCTTCGAGTTGGacgatccctcctcctcccccgttgCGACGTCCTTACCCGTCTTCCCCTCGTCCGTGCCCGGCAGAGACGAGAGCAGCGCGTGCTACGAGACGCCCGGTCGGACCGCATGGCCACAGgtggaaaaaagtgggaggagttcgggGAAAGGCTTCTCTGTGATCCAACACACCAGTTCATTTGAGAAGCAGGAGACGCTCTGTGCGGATAGCAAAGCCCACGACGAGGTGCAGGCCCGCTTTCCACCTGACGAGGAGCCTCAGAAACAATCCCAGCAGACGCCATCCAAACCAGCACCCCGGAAGCTGGTTCGCCAACACAACGTCCAGGTCCCAGAGATACTCGTCACAGAGGACTCGAACACAGCCAGCGTGTCTGTGTCATTACCAGTGCCGGCGTCCATACCCAAACAGACAGAGCGGACAGACGAGTTTCAGTGGCCACAGAGGAGCCCCACCCTGGCCCAGCTCCCAATCGAAAAGCTGCCGCCCAAGAAGAAGCGCCTCCGCCTTGCAGAGGCAGCCCAGTCATCGGGGGAGTCCAGCTTCgactccacatccctcccccgCAGCCCGAGTCAGGACAGCAGCGCCTCGTACGCATCGAGTCGCTCTGCTTCCTTTGAAGAGTCCAACAGGCTAGACATGGAGGCAGCAGGGACGACAACACCGTTGAGGAGATCGAGGGCCCCTCACACGCTGCCCGTCCCTGGACTCCACCCGCACCGGGAGATGAGACGCTCAGCCTCAGAACAGGCTCCCCACGACCCGCCGCATAGCGTCCTCATGGCGGAAACTCGCAGCAAATCGTTTGACTACAGCTGCCTGTCACCAGAGCGCTCTGCGgccggctggagggagaggcgcAAGTGTCTCCTGATGAGACACACGGTAGTCAGagacccagaggaggaggagcagccctCCAAATGTGGTGCCCTGAAGTTGAACCCTTCCCACTCCAGTCCCAGCCCTGACCCGACCTCTTCCAGCGCCTTGTCCAGAGCCTCCCCAGGTCCTCTCAGTCGCTCCCCTGCTTCTTCCCTGTTAACTGATGTCATGTCATGCAATTCAACACCCCTCAGTCAAAGTGTACAGTCAACCAGAAGTTTAGATGTCCTACCTTCTCAGAACCCAGCCCATGAACCCCTCCCATTGGCGAAACTCATCCAATCAGGACAGTGTTCTAGCATCTCCAttcaccccttccctccccagtcTGCCCAATTCCCAACAGGGGCAGCCAGGGCTCATTACCTCCCCATGTCTACAGGACTACAACTGAAAATCCCCTCACATGATCATGTAGAACCTGAGCTAATGCCCCCCTCGCAAATGGCATCACGTCAACCTAATATCACCCCAAACTCAGACATGCTGAGGCCCCCCGTGTCACAGGCGGTAGCAGTCCGTCTCCATGCAGacaccctctccccagcccgttGCATATACACCACCATGTCCCAGGCCATGTGCCCCAGGTCCCAGGAGCCTATGTGCTCGGCACTGAACATTGGTACCAGTGAATATAAACTCCCCGTGGCCATGTCTTTAGACAGCCAGATAGGGTCCATGGAGGGCTTCAGAACGTCAGGTTCAGGGGGAAACAAGAGGATGCTATCCCCTTCTAGCAGTATAGAGCTCAGCCCAGAATCCCAACAGCAGCAGAAAAGAGTCAAGGAGCAGgaaaaggaaaaggaggaggaaaggttCGGTGATGAAACAGAAACAtccagagaggaaaaggagagtcATCCTTCTCCAGCAAGCCAGAGTGGAACTTCATTCCCAAGTCTCCAGTCTAGCACCTCATTCAGCTGGTGCTACCTGAACTACATAAagcccaacccctccaccctggatGAACAACAGCCTTCGGTGTATTCCTCGTGGTCCACCAGCGAGTTCGACCCCAACCCGCCGGGCCTGTCCAGTAAGACGGCCATGTCCCTGCTGCAGTGCAAGCAAAGCTCCAGCCCCTCCATCTACACCATGTCTGCCATGTCCTCCAGCACCATCGAGACTCCACAGCCTTCTGACACCACGAAGCCGTGCTCTTCTGAG GTCCACGACACTGTCACAGCGTGTCATCACAGCCAGGCTCGGACCAAGGATGATCAACGGTCAGCAGAAGACCGGGGGAACATTTTgaaagaagaggaggcaggggagcccCAGTCATCCAACCAAGATGGTGAACCGTCACGGATCTGGGTCTGTGAAGGAGG CTACCGGTCGAATGAGGAGTATGTGTACGTGTGGggaagaggcagggggaggtatgtgtgtgaggagtgcggCATCCGCTGCCGGAAACCCAGCATGCTGCACAAGCACATCCGCCTGCACACCGACGCTCGCCCGTATGTCTGCAAACACTGCAACTTCGCCTTTAAAACCAAAG GAAACCTCACTAAACACATGAAGTCCAAGGCCCACGGTAAGAAGTCTCATGAGCGGCCAATTGCTGGTTGTTCCCTGGACGACACAGAGGCTGATGAAG GGATCAGTGAAGACTGTCCGGGCTGGCCAGAGACACAGGAAGACCATCAGTACTCAGACCTGGAGGAAACTGACGAGGAagaagatgaggatgaggatgatgatgataatgaagaTGATGAAGAACCATGGTACAGGCCCAACCCCCACAGCGCCTCCACACACAAGCTGACCAGCCTACCAGACCCGCCCGCAGAGCTTGAGTCCAGCCAGTCCTCTGAATCCAAGGGGCCAGAGAGAGGCTACCCTGCTCCTACTACCAGCACGAAGAGAGCCCTACTCTCACATCACCATGCTGAGCCCCCTCCAGGGACAGCCTCCTCAGGGGCCCACATCCCATCACCAGGCACTCCATCCCCAGGCCAACGCCAGTCCCCTGCTCGCACCCTCTCCCAAAAAAGCGACCTGTCCGCTCAACACAGCCCCTCCCTCGGGGTTCAGCTGTCCCCTGCCCTCCGACACGGGTCCCCTCCCtcgtccctgtccccctccagtTGTCATGTCTCCCCCTCCCAAGGGAGACAGCCGTCCCCCATCAGAGCTCAGTCCCCTGGTGGCAGCCCCCCAggctcccctgccccctgcctggcAGGCTCCTCAGTTCTCCACAGGCCCAGCCCGCCCAGAGACTCCCCTTCAGATGCCCCTATGGACCGAGCTGGCTGCTTCACACCCATGACAAGGCTG AGGACTCAGTCGGTCCAGGGATCtcgtcccccccacctcctccccaggccGGGCCTGCCACAAGGGGTCCAGGGGGTCCTTAGCCATCTGCCCCTCCACTCCCAGCAGCTTGCTAGAACACCCAGCCTCATGATTCCTATCGGGGGGATCCACATGGTCCAGCCCAGGACCAGCCCACTCTACAGCCTGGTGAGGAGTCCCGTGACGGCCCCAGCTCCATATGGCCCTGGAGGGGAGCACGGAGCCTGGACAGCTGGCCTGAGGAAGAACCTACTGGGTAGGTTACCTTTACTGGAACGTCAGGACACCCTGAGAGAGGCCGGGCCGAGTTCGCACACCAGCCACCAGAACCACAGGGTACGGGAGGTCAGAGATAGGAAGTGCACATCTCGGGTGTGTCTCGGCACGCGAGCAGCGGGCAGccctggagaggagagcgagccCTGTTGTTCTGCGCAGGGTGACAGCTCACACTCACACGCCCagggagtgacacacacacacgctctggacGGCTCTCTTTTTCCAGAGACATCTCAAGGCCagagctctcctccctcctgccagactaaactctga